The window GGGGAATCTCACCAGGAATACCCAATTCCCATGTGAAGGCTGGCATGGCTGCGAGGTGGAGAGGACAACCCGGCCCTccatgctggagctgctggcctGGCCGGCGTTGTGGGTGAAGGGCGaggggaggaggatgaggaagatgCTGAGTGGAGGCCTGGGTGTgcaggggggtgtgtgtgagggTACGGAGTGGAACCGCAGCCCGGCCGCACCGCGGTGTGTCGGTGGCGGTgccgggcagcggcggcgcgGGCGTCCCGGCGAGGTCAGTAGTTGCAGTGGCGCTGGCAGGGCTGGTGGACGAAGGTGCCGACGTGCTGCTTGGTGCGGCGCAGCGGGCGCTGGCAGGCGCGGTTCTGCCGCTGCAGCGCCTTCTGGCTCAGCCGGTGCTTCTCGGCCAGCTGCTTGGCCCGCTGCACCCGCCGCGCCTGACCCACCTTCTCCAGGATGGCAGCCTTCACCGAGAGGGACCTGCTGTGGTGCGGCACGTGCCGCTCCAGCCGCGGCTCCGGCACCTCCCTGTGCAGAGAGACGTGGTCAATGGCACCCGGTGCTTGCTCACCCCGGCATTGATGCTCCAACCCCCTCCCCATTGCACACCAGGATGGACACAGCCGCCTCCCGCCCCAGGCAGGATACTTGGGATAAATCACCAGGACACCACGAGGAATGGGACCATCCATCCCCACTATCCTCACAGTGGCTAATTCCCCTAAGCCAAACAATTTCTAAGTCCCCGTTTCCATCCCGCTTGTGACCCATTTGGTTCTCCCAGCCCTTTTCTACCCCCCTTTCTGCACCCTCCCGCGTTGAGGTTACTCAGAAGCTCTTGAGATCAAGCTGTGGCCCTCAGAGAGACTGTGCAAAGAGAGAAGTCCTGGAGGAAAGGTGCCCCCAAGCTTGGTGGAGGTTCACCCCAAATTATCCCTCCTCCCATGTCCCAGTGAGGGGGTTCTAGGGGAGATACTGGAGGTTTGGGGAGCAGTGGGGTCCCCACAGCACAGTGGAACCGCACACTCACTGGCAGCATCACGGCCAACGCAGCATCAGCACAGGCGGCCATGCCAGGAGAccctgctcagggcaggggagggggaCACAGCCCCTCTCCACTGGAGCACAGTGATAAGCTCATGATCCACCACCCACAGCCATCtccccatggcactgaggcccCCTTAGAGTATTTCGGGGCACAGAGGCTGCCATCCTCGCACAGAGACACCCTGATAGGCATGCAGGGTGTTCCGTAAGGTGGGACATAGGGACACTGAGGTCGCCCACAGCCCCATTCCATCTGTGGGCAAAACACTCCTGATCATACACAGTGATGTGGGATGCCAGGACTGACCATCCACCCCTGGGGCCAGCATCCCCCAGTGAGCACCCTCAAGCTATACTCACTCAGCAGCATCATCCTCAGGGCCCTCCCCATCCACCTCGAGGGTGCTGGTGACATAGACAGACATGCTGGGGTGCTCGATGAGCAGGTCCTCCATGGGGCTGCTCCCCACGCCGTCGGGGCCGGGCCCCTCTGCAGTAAAACAGGGGGGAGGGGTGACAAACCAACTCTCGTCCATCAAGCAGGGACCGGCTGGAGCCGGGGAAGCGGCCGGTGGTGGTGACGGACCGGGGGGAGCCGGGCGGGATCGCGCCGAGCACCCGGTGCCGCCAGCACCCACTCGCCGGGCTGCGCCGGGGCGGGCACGGCTGCCTGGGGGTGGCGGGGGTGCAGAGCCATGCGGGGCACAGcggggacacacacacataccatGTAcagtggggaggggaggggggagagaaaggggCATCGTTAGTGCAAGAGACACCCCACCGCCATCACCACCGCTACGGACGGGCATGGTGTTGATGGAACTCATGGGGAGGGAGACACCAGTAGTgcccccattgcaccccaacCGGCACCCTCTGCACCggggcagctgctggtgctgtgggaTACGGCTTTGCAATggaaatcatggaatcacagactggtttgggttggaaaggaccttgacgttcatccagttccaaccccctgccacgggcagggacaccttccactagagcaggttgctccaagcccctgtgtccaacctggccttgaacactgccagcgatggggcagccacagcttctctgggcaccctgtgccagcgcctcagcaccctcacagggaagaacttcttactaatatccagtctaaatctcccctctttcaccTTCAAGTctttaccccttgtcctgtcactatacGCCTTTATAAAAActctctctccagatttcttggaGAAATGGTTCTGTTTAGCCAGTTTAACAAAAAACTGGGGGAAATCAGCAGGGTTTCctgcagcaatttttttctcccttctcaaaatgaaggaagaaattcagCCAGCAAGAAACGCTGCTTTTGCCTGTTCTTATGGCACTGGAACCAGGCTGTGCCACCAGGGAGGAACACTGGCCTGCCTGCACTCAGGAACACCACCCAGCACTTTGCAAACATGGAAACCAAGcacacacacaggaaaaaacagttcacacctttttttctgGGAGGAAACAGGGGAATACATTCTTCAGCAAAGGTTCTCGCCACACCTTCAGCTTCAGTCCATTAGGGGCCAAATTTGAAGTGGTTGATCCAGGAGCTTCCCTTCCTCACCTCCGCCTGGCAAAAGCACTTGAGCTGGTTCTTTTCTGGGCTGTCTGTGCTCGGAATTACTGGTTGCGTTATGGGAAGGGAGCCTGCGCCTAATGTTGGGCTCATGAGGGTATCCAGACCTGTTCCCAGCCTCAACAGGGGAATTCAAGGAACATGGTCTCGGAGTGGGGCGGGGATGTGGTGTAGTATATCTATGGACACATATGACCCTGCAGCTAGGTGAGGGTGCAGGAGAAATCAGAGGTCAATCATAGgatcattgaatggtttggtttggaaaggaccttaagatcatccagttccatgggcagggacacattccactagaccaggttgctccaagtcctgtccaacctgccagggatggggcagccacagcttctctgggcaatgaATGTGTTCTTGCAGTGGAGAAACACAGCACATGAAGCACGGGGCTGGCATTCGCCACCCGCATGTCCCCGGCTCCTCCCGCAGACGATGATGCCCCAGCCCAGAGCTTAGGGCAGGCCACAATTAGCCTTGCGAACACGAGAGCATCTTTCCTCAGGTCAGTGGATATCAAGCTATTAATAGTTGCTGACATGCCAGGCTGGAGattatttttcagcctggagacagCCATTGAGCCCAGCTATAGCATTCCTGGTCCCGCAGTGCTCCTGCAACAGGGGAGCAGGGGACCCTGCACAGCTGAACCCTGCCCCTGCCATCCCTGGCAACCCATCCCCATCCTTTGCCAAGGCAGGTTTCAATGTCACAAGGAATATTTTGGGATCCTGAAATCCCTGGGTTACTTGCAGCCGTACTGCTAAGCACTGGGAAATGGTCTTTGCTGTGTCTCTGGGTGCtaagcagagccaggctgggtgATGAGGCAAGAGGAGCATCCAAAATACTCCTTGGATCTCTGGTTAATTCAGGAGCATTTTGCAACATGTGGCTCAAAGACCTGGCTGAGAGGAATGAGTTTGGAGGCTCCTTAGGCTGGgagggagccaggctgagaTGCTTGTCAGCTGCAGTGGTTCAAAGGTGAAGGATGGGGGCTGGAGCCAGCGGGTTTggtttgtaaagtgctttgcaTAACTCCAGCCTCAGAAATAGGGCTGAAATAAATCAGTCCTTCACCAGCCAGGGAATGCTACAGGGAAAAGGCAGCGGCAGGGCCGGTGGGGATTAGCAGTGGGGTGGCACGTCCCAGGCAGTCACACTGCTGAACGGAGGCTCTGCACTGACAGCGTGGCAGCTTGgttgggaaagagaagagagccTTTCGTCCCAGAGCCATCctgctgggctggctgcagtCTCGGACCCTGGGGATCAGGGCACAGCCCAGCTTTCTCTGTCTAGGGAAACTCCTGGCTCCTTCTGGCACGCTTTGGGCATGCTGCAGCCATTGCCAGCTGGCCCAGGCATGTGGCAGCTGCGTGTGAGTGGTTCCAGGGACCTCATTCCAACCATCCTTCTCCTGTGTCACCGCTGTGACCCCCCCAGGGCAGCCCAGAGGACAGGGAATCCTCCATGGCTGCCCGTGCCCACACCACCCATCCACCTCCACCAGCCATCCCAGCAGGCTCAgggctgtccctgtcccccatCCCACGCTTGCCCGTGCTCCGGTCCCCTCTCCAGCTCACTGAATGGGGGAAAAACCCTGACAAATGGCTCATGTCATGaaaaccagctctgctcagcGAGCAGGGGACAGGAGCATCTGGGAGAACAGATGCCTGCAAGAGGGAGGACAAAACCCTTCTCCTAAACCTTCAGGACACATTTGCGGTCCCCTGGGCTGGGGCACCACAACTAACCAGAGGCTGCAAAAGCAGACTGTGGCCATTGAGGAGCTCCTGCAGAGGCAGGCTTCTTTGTCTAAATTTGCTGCTTGATTTGCAAGCAAAAGGTCATAAAATCATCATTGCACTTGGTTGAGTCATCAACCCTACAATAGAAATGCCAAGGTCTTAATAGAGCTGGAAAAGCTCTGCACACGAGGTTTTTGATCTGCTTGGTTGGTGTCAAAGGGGACTCAGTGTGGTTGTTGCCATCCCTGGGAACAGGGAGCCTCCGGGACCTTGCGCCAGACATCCCTTGTCTGAGTACTGTTGGCATGGGCACTGGGAATGATTTGGGAAGATAAGCCCTTTGGAGTTGAGATTTGCTACTCCGATGGACTCAAATAACCCAAACGCGGCCAGGTTGCCACAGCACATCCTCAGCTGGGGCCCCATGgcccccaccagcacccagggaTCAGGGTTTTCCTCTGGGAACAGGGTCCCAGTTTGATTTTGGCACAGGCACTGCAAGGAGAAGCTGAGCCCAGCTCCCCATGGCAAAGTGCTGCCCACAGCAACAggtcaggagctgctgcagcaaccATGGGGCTGGTCGACCATGGGAAGAGGGATGAACAAACAGAGCTGAGCACACGTGGTGGAAGCTCCTCTGCTGTCATCTCCAAAGGTTTTCCCAGCTCCAGAGAGCCAAGGTGCAGCAGAGGCTATGGAAGCCAGTCCCCACTGTTTTTCTTACCTGCAAGGTCAATTATGAGCCagccatcctcctcctcctcctcctcgaCAAAGGGTTTGGGCTCCTCAAGGCCTTCTGGAGTGCTGCTGTCACTGAAGAAGAGGCTGGTGAGACGCTGAAACATGGTGGGGAGCGGTCCCGTAGGATGGACGGTGAGTTAGAGCTCCTGCTCAGGTGTGGAGATGGGAGCAATGGGCAGAGAGGGTTAAAAGCACTCGAGGTCTCAGTGGTGGCAGAGATACTTTGCTGCTACTGAAATCGTAGCTGAGTTAAACGGTGCGTAGTGCAATTCTGAGGTTCTTCACTTGGCTTCAGTGCAAAGGCCTgtaaaagggaaaggaaaaggaacaatgCATTTGGAGTGGTTGGCAGTGTGGCCATGCTGCATCCCGTGGGCTCAGATGGGCTGGAGAGGATGGCTGAAGGGGTGGGTGCCTGCGCCCCACACTGAGCCCCACATCATGTCCCCTTCCCAGGGGACCCatctgctggagctggcaggggCAGAGCCAAACACTGCCCCACAGTCAGGCTGGGACCTGCCTCCCCTGGCATTGAGTGTGGCTGGTGGCACTAAGCTTTGCCGTTAGGGCAGGGCAAAGGGTGCGATGCTGCTGTCCTACCTGAGGACAGGCACCAAGAACTGTCCCAAACTGCCCCATCAACCCCCAATGGTCTCCTTGAGCTGGGTCCCAAGAAGCCTTTGCTAGCATTTTGCTTGAGCCCTGTCTGTGCCAATACCTGCCTGAGGTTGGTTTAATTTTGAAAGTCATTACTGTTATTGATgctctgtgtgcgtgtgtgtgtatctgCAGGGATGCGCTTCCAATGCATCTGTGTTTCACTGCCCCCTGTAAGCCCCAAAAGATGACACTGCCACATGTGTCATCACTGCTCCTTTACAAGGACCTTGGATGGAGCCATGGGACAAAGCACTTGGCTATGGGCTGTGCCTCAGGGAGCGTACAGGAGTGTGCAGGAGCAAGCGTGCCGACCCCTCGCTGTGGGGCAGGGTGAGGACAGCATtatcccagccctgctccatctATACTCATCACTGGTTTATCCCTGGGGAAACACATTCCTGCCCAGCTCAGGGGGAGGTTTGCACTCACTAATTTTATTAGTGACTGCAGAGCTCTCAGGGAGGCGCAGACAGGCAGCAGCCGCAGGGTGCAGAGCGTTATTTgtgcagagaaaatgctttttgttcCAGACACATTAAAGGGCATTAAAATGCCATCAAGAGCCAGATgcagggagagggcagagcTGCGTGCTGCCTTGCCTGGCACACGCCCTGTGGACGCATTTAGAGGGCAAAACCCCTGTCATGGCTCTGTCAACCAAAGCGGTGTAGAGCCTGCAAGTGGCCCTGGATCCTGGTAAAATCCCAACTGATCTGGGCAACATGGAAGGGGAAGAGTGCAGGGAGGTGCAGGGCAGACCACATGGCTCCAGCTGTGCCCAGTTCCAGATCCTAGTGCTCAGGGATCCCCACTCTCTGCGGGATGGCAGCCCCGTGTTGCCATGGTTCATCCTTCCACTCCTCGCACCCTGCACTCAGATCCAAGCTGGGTCCTGCTGGGATGTTGTATTCAAAATGGGCTTGGCTGAAACTCACAGAGCCCTCACCACAACGAGGGTTCCCTGCTCTGTGTCCTATGCAGGTTCCTGGCTTCCCCTGGAAGCACCAAGTGGAGGGTTTGTGGGCACTGAGATGTGGCAGAGTCATTTCCTCTGTAtgcagtgggagcagcaggctCAGCTAAGGCAGCTCTCACCTCCTGGCCTCCATCACCACCACATCTGTAGCAAAGCCATGGCCTTTCTGTTATCCTCCAGCACACTCAAGGATGAAATTATCCAGAACTCCCCTTTCGTGGAGTAATAAAGTGTACTAATACAAGATAGGGAAACAACATGAAGAGGGGCTGACATTCAGCTGGGCAACAAATGGAAACTGGCCCATTGGGCTCTCTTGTGTGCTCTGTGCTGAACACAGCAGGGATTTCCCTCCCATGGGATCCATGTGTACATCCATCCTCCTCAGGGCCAGGCTGGCAAAGACCAGCCGGGGCAGCCCTGAAGGCTGCATTACCTGCCAGTTCTCTGCCTGCAGTCTGAAATCTGGCATCTGCATGGAGCAGTTGCCTACTTAGTAGCTGTCATGTAATATtatattaatacatttattaaatatCTAATTGTGGCAGAAACCCCATTGCTCCAGGTACCTGCTGGTGATGTCTCAGGGCTGCCTGCTCTTTGCTTATccccaggcaggagggagaggggcaggaagCACCCAGCAGCCCACAGCAGGCAGAGGGGAGCCCCAGTCCCCTGAGACCACCATGGCCCTGTCCCAGTGCAAGGCCAGGAGCGGGTTCCTGCATTTTccaagctggagcagctctgcctgcagcattcccaggcCAGCAGAAGTGCAGAGCCAAAGCTGACCCCAGTGTCACCATGCAGCTCCTCAGGGTGACACACCAGGGTGAAGGGCGCTGGGGACAGCATGGCACCCTGTGCTGGCACACAGGGgacaggaggaggctgtggccccagcctggctgcaaGTGGAATGCCACTCAGAGAAGCACCCAAGCAGCTACTACAGGCCAAGGTCTGAACTAGGTGGAGATTTCTCCTGTTGCCTCAGCAAAGCCAGCCCAGAATGagcttgctgctgttctgctggctcagcacacacagccctgctgaAGCTCCCTGCCCGGATGGTACCCAAGCGCTCCCCTCCACTCTGCTTGGCTTGGCAACCCCCCAGCAAGGAGTTCATCCTCGAGTGAGTTCAAAGCCAAAAGAGAAATTACACAGTCAGAACGGAGAGCAGAAAACCTctcatctttatttcattaaaatgtgacACAGCTTTCACTGGACAGGAGCAAAGCTGTTCTCCCCCTTTGCTCCCCTGGGAGCAGCACTGatccccccagcacccacctgctTAGAGACTAGTCCCCCCAACAATCACAGGGTGCATCAAGAGGAATGTCTGGAGCTGAAGTGTCTGGACTCCACAGGTACCCACCCTAACCTGAAGACAACTGTCCTGAAGACATAAGACACAGCAGATATTATTAGTTTCAATTGTCCCATCTCccatatttcatttcattttccttatctCTCTAATTAAAGGTCCTGGGATAACCACACTCCCCTCATGATAATGGGCTGTCAGGGGCCAACCTGCTCCAGAGCAAACCCACAGCGTGCCAGGAGGGCTGGGATGAAGGGAAGGGGGCTCCCAGGAAGCTGTGATCACTTCAGGGACAGTAGAGAAGAGCTTAAAGCTTCCCCAAGAGCCAAAGTTGAGT is drawn from Strigops habroptila isolate Jane chromosome 13, bStrHab1.2.pri, whole genome shotgun sequence and contains these coding sequences:
- the TP53INP2 gene encoding tumor protein p53-inducible nuclear protein 2 isoform X2; the encoded protein is MFQRLTSLFFSDSSTPEGLEEPKPFVEEEEEEDGWLIIDLAEGPGPDGVGSSPMEDLLIEHPSMSVYVTSTLEVDGEGPEDDAAEEVPEPRLERHVPHHSRSLSVKAAILEKVGQARRVQRAKQLAEKHRLSQKALQRQNRACQRPLRRTKQHVGTFVHQPCQRHCNY
- the TP53INP2 gene encoding tumor protein p53-inducible nuclear protein 2 isoform X1; amino-acid sequence: MFQRLTSLFFSDSSTPEGLEEPKPFVEEEEEEDGWLIIDLAGSRARPGAARRVGAGGTGCSARSRPAPPGPSPPPAASPAPAGPCLMDESWFVTPPPCFTAEGPGPDGVGSSPMEDLLIEHPSMSVYVTSTLEVDGEGPEDDAAEEVPEPRLERHVPHHSRSLSVKAAILEKVGQARRVQRAKQLAEKHRLSQKALQRQNRACQRPLRRTKQHVGTFVHQPCQRHCNY